In Pantoea agglomerans, the genomic stretch CGGCTAATAAGTTAACGCGTTTTACCGCATCTTTTGTTCAAGCTGATGACAAATAAGACACACAAAATTAACACAATAGCCCGCGATGCCCTTTTCGTCCCCGATCGCCACCGCCTGCATCGCTTTACTGCACCTTAATGATGCGCAGGCGAACCATTAGTCTGTTAATTTGATGCCTGTATCGCCTTCCCGCGGAGCCAGACGCCCGGCCAGCGCGGCAAACGCCATTCCGGCACCGTTCTTGCTTCTGCCTTGCTGACCCTATTCAGGCAGGAGAAGCTCTATGCAGCCAAGTCGCTATCGTTACGTTATCTTTTCTCTTTTGTTCTTCGTGGCATTGATTAACTACATCGACCGCGGCGCACTGTCGTTTGCCGCTAACGCCATCTCGCAGGAGTATCAGTTCAGTAAAGTGCAGCTGGGCGCGGTGCTGGGCTATTTCGGTTTCGGCTATCTGTTCGGTTCGCTGTGCGGCGGCTTCCTCGCGGATCGGCTCGGCACCCGCAAGGTGTGGCTGATAGCGGGCGTGCTCTGGTCGCTGCTGGAGATTGCCACCGCCTGGGCCGGCGATTTGGGCATGGCGCTGTTCGGCGGCTCGGCGATTATGGGCTTCGCCGCCCTGCGCATTCTGTTCGGCTTCTCCGAGGGGCCGGCCTACGCGCTGATGAACAAAGCGATCGCCCACTGGGCGCCAGATAACGAGCGCGGCTTCGCGCTGAGCATCGGCCTGCTCTCCACGCAGGTAGGATCGCTGCTGACCGCGCCGATTGCGGTCGGTCTGCTGCTGCTGACCCACGACTGGCGCATGATGTTTATTCTGCTGGGCGTCTTCTCGCTGCTGGCGATGCTGCTGTTTGCGCGTACCTTCAGTGACTCCCCGGCGCAGCACCCGGCGGCGAACGCGGCGGAACGGGCGCTGATCCGCGACGGACAGCATCAGGAGGCGCACGGCGATACGCCGCTGCCCTGGTGGCGCTTCTTCACCAGCCGCACGCTGGTATGCAATGCGCTGGGCTACTTCTCCTTTCTCTATATCACCTTTACCCTGGTGACCTGGCTGCCGAAATATCTGCAGGACAGCTTCCATTACGATCTCCATTCCCTCTGGTATGTGGCGATGATCCCCTGGAGCGGCGCCTGCCTGACGGTGCTGCTCGGCGGCCGACTCGCCGATCGCCTGCTGGCGCGCTTCAGTAATCTGCGCGTAGCGCGTAATCTGTTTGCCGCCGTGACGCTGCTGGGCACCGCCTGCTGTTTTATGGCCATTCCCTGGGCCGGATCGGCGGCGGCGATTATTGCGCTGATGACGCTGGGCAACGCGCTCAACGCCATGGTGAATAACGTTTACTGGTCGGTGGTGATCGACGTGACGCCAAAAGCCTCTGTCGGCGCCTTTAGCGGCATGACGCTGGCCATCGCCAACCTCGCTGCCATTGTCTCGCCAATGCTGTGCGGCTGGCTGGCAGAGTATTACGGCTACAATGCGATGTTTACCGTCACCGCCCTGATTGCGCTGGGCAGCATGCTGGCGATGACGCTGCTGCAGCCAGAGAAGCGTCTGCAGCCGCAGCCTGCGGCGGCCGTGGCGCAGCAGGCGCTATAACCGTCGGGGGCGCACGACAGGCCGTAACGCGCTGCGCAGTTCCCTCACCGCCTCGCGCGGCGGATCGAAGCCGTTTGCGGTACAGGTAACCGTTCCCTCCGCCGGGTACGCCGCAGAGCCTCAACCTGCGGCGCTGCCCTCAGCCGTGGCGTGCGCAGAAGCGCGCAATGTCACCCGACTGGAAATCAGCCAGGTTCGCCATCAGCTTTTCCAGCGGCCACTCCCACCAGGCGATCTGCTGCAGCCGTGCCGCAATCGCGGGCGTAAAGCGCATGCGGATCGGTTTCGCCGGCACGCCGCCCACGATACTGTAGGGGGCGACATCTTTGGTCACCACCGCGCCGGCCGCCAGCACCGCGCCGTCACCTACCGTGACGCCCGGTAGCACAATCACGCCGTGACCGATCCAGACGTCGTTGCCGATAATGACGCGTGCGGCGCGGCGGCTGGCGAAAAAGCCGCTGTCGCGCGTCGCGCGGGCGTCGTAATACTCAGGACAGTAGGTAAAGCGATGCTGTGAAGCGCGATCCATGGGATGGTTTGGCGCGCCGAGGCGCACCTGGTTGGCGATAGCGGTAAAGCGGCCAATCTGCGCGTCCGCCACGCTGCAGTATTCGCCGAGACAGGAGAAGTCACCCAGCGTGCTGTATTCGAGACAGCTGTGCGCCAGGATTTCGCACTGCTGCCCGACGGTAGCGTCGCGCAGGCGTACGCTGTCGTGGATAAAGGTCTGCTGCAGTCGGGCGGAAGAGAGAGCGTGCAAAGACATAGTGGCCTCGTCTGGTCGGATGTCTGGATAAGCGGCGCGCGCGGCGCGGCGGAAACAGCGCTGACGGTAACGGGCGAAGATGACAGGCAGAAGACAGCGAGGTTGCGGCCGGGCAAGACGAGGACGGGACAAGGCGACGAAAAAGGCGGAGTGGTCAGCTCCGCCTTTATTCAAGTTCCGGCTAGTGATCCTGGCCGGTCAGTTGCAAAAGGGCAACGATGATCTGCAAGATGATCCGGATAAGATCCAGGATCAATCTAATCAGCTCCATCACTTTCCTTCTCCTTTAACAGGAGCGCGCTGTTCGGCTACCGAGGCTTTGACTCTACCCGCCGGGCGCCTAAGCACATCTTGTGGAGAGCGCTGAGCGGCACTCGTTGCTAAAGCCACAGGCCAGCACCACCTGATGCCTGCCGGGATTTTCAAAACCGTGCCCCTGGGAGCGGCCAGTCAGCAAGTCGGCTCAGCTACGCGCTCAACACCTGTATAACCATACAGTATTTTGGCGAAACTTGAAATATTTCTCCGCGCTATTTAGAATCGCAGGTGTGGAGAGTGCTGAGCACCTCGTTCGCGGCGCGGTCACCAGCCGTTAAGCGAACAAAAAAAGAAAGGATTTGGCCGTGACGCCAAATCCTTTTTTTATGCCCGCAAAAAGCTACTTCGCGCTGACGCGCCACACCGTGTTGCCGGCGTCATCCGCAATCAGCAGTCCGCCCTGACTATCGGCAGCCAGACCGACCGGCAAGCCTCGCACCTGCTTCTGATCGTCGGTCAGAAAGCCCGTCACCACCGGCTGCGGCAATCCGACCGGCTTACCGTTTTCAAATTTCACCCACACCACCTGATAGCCGTTAAGCGGCGTGCGGTTCCAGCTGCCGTGTTCGCTGACGAAGGCGCCGCCGCGATACTGCGGCATATTGTCCGCCTGGTAGAAGAGCAGCCCCAGCGGCGCAACGTGCGAGCTGAGCGCATAGTCTGGCTTAATCGCCTTCTCTACCAGGTCGGGACGCTGCGGCTGGGCGCGCGTATCCACATGCTGACCGAAATAGCTGTAGGGCCAGCCGTAGAATCCATTCTCCTGCACCGACGTCATATAGTCCGGCACCAGATCGGAGCCGATCTCGTCACGCTCGTTAACGATGGCCCACAGCCGGTTGCTCTGCGGCTCCCACTGCAGCCCGGTCGGGTTGCGCAGCCCGCTGGCGTAAACGCGCGTCGCGCCGCTGGCGGCGTCCACTTCCAGCACCGCCGCACGATGATATTCCGCGCCGATGCCGTTCTCGGTGATATTGCTGTTGGAGCCGATGCCAACATAGAGCTTGCTGCCGTCCGGGCTGGCGACCAGCGCTTTGGTCCAGTGATGGTTAATCGGCCCGCCCGGCAGATCGGTCACCCGCTGAGGCGGCGTGCGGATCTCCGTTTGCCCCTCCTGATAGGGGAACTTCACCAGGCTGTCGGCGTTGGCGACATAGAGCGTATTGCCGATCAGCTGCATACCAAAGGGGGAAAAGAGGTTGTCGATAAAGGTGTGCTGCTCCCATTTACCGTTGACGTTGCGCAGCAGCGTGATGCGGTTGCCGCCCTCGCCGCCTTTTCCTGACGCCTTCTGCACAATGCCCATAATCAGCTGCTTGGGTCGCGTGGTGGGTTTGGCCGGGCCGTTCGATTCCGCCACCAGCACATCGCCGTTAGGCAGCGTCAGCACCTGACGCGGATGCCTGAGGTTTTCCGCGATTTTTTCAATTTTCAGCCCCTGCGCCACCTTCGGCATCTCGCCCTGCTTCCACGGCACCCCTTCCGGCACCTGCATCGGCGGCATAAAGAAGTTTTTCGCTTCAGGCAGTTCCGGGTTCGGTCCGATCTGCTTTTGCGGATCGAGCTGGGCGCCGCTGTCGCAGCCAGCCAGCAGCGCGGTCAGCGCCACGGCGATAAGCGTTTGCTTTTTCA encodes the following:
- a CDS encoding MFS transporter; translation: MQPSRYRYVIFSLLFFVALINYIDRGALSFAANAISQEYQFSKVQLGAVLGYFGFGYLFGSLCGGFLADRLGTRKVWLIAGVLWSLLEIATAWAGDLGMALFGGSAIMGFAALRILFGFSEGPAYALMNKAIAHWAPDNERGFALSIGLLSTQVGSLLTAPIAVGLLLLTHDWRMMFILLGVFSLLAMLLFARTFSDSPAQHPAANAAERALIRDGQHQEAHGDTPLPWWRFFTSRTLVCNALGYFSFLYITFTLVTWLPKYLQDSFHYDLHSLWYVAMIPWSGACLTVLLGGRLADRLLARFSNLRVARNLFAAVTLLGTACCFMAIPWAGSAAAIIALMTLGNALNAMVNNVYWSVVIDVTPKASVGAFSGMTLAIANLAAIVSPMLCGWLAEYYGYNAMFTVTALIALGSMLAMTLLQPEKRLQPQPAAAVAQQAL
- a CDS encoding DapH/DapD/GlmU-related protein, translating into MSLHALSSARLQQTFIHDSVRLRDATVGQQCEILAHSCLEYSTLGDFSCLGEYCSVADAQIGRFTAIANQVRLGAPNHPMDRASQHRFTYCPEYYDARATRDSGFFASRRAARVIIGNDVWIGHGVIVLPGVTVGDGAVLAAGAVVTKDVAPYSIVGGVPAKPIRMRFTPAIAARLQQIAWWEWPLEKLMANLADFQSGDIARFCARHG
- a CDS encoding PQQ-dependent sugar dehydrogenase, which encodes MKKQTLIAVALTALLAGCDSGAQLDPQKQIGPNPELPEAKNFFMPPMQVPEGVPWKQGEMPKVAQGLKIEKIAENLRHPRQVLTLPNGDVLVAESNGPAKPTTRPKQLIMGIVQKASGKGGEGGNRITLLRNVNGKWEQHTFIDNLFSPFGMQLIGNTLYVANADSLVKFPYQEGQTEIRTPPQRVTDLPGGPINHHWTKALVASPDGSKLYVGIGSNSNITENGIGAEYHRAAVLEVDAASGATRVYASGLRNPTGLQWEPQSNRLWAIVNERDEIGSDLVPDYMTSVQENGFYGWPYSYFGQHVDTRAQPQRPDLVEKAIKPDYALSSHVAPLGLLFYQADNMPQYRGGAFVSEHGSWNRTPLNGYQVVWVKFENGKPVGLPQPVVTGFLTDDQKQVRGLPVGLAADSQGGLLIADDAGNTVWRVSAK